The following are encoded in a window of Candidatus Methylacidithermus pantelleriae genomic DNA:
- a CDS encoding DUF4242 domain-containing protein — protein sequence MPKYVIEREIPGVGDWTQDQLEAIVQKSCSILQDMGKDIQWIESYVTQDKFYCVYLAPHEEAIREHARRGGFPVTRISEVKQIIGPGK from the coding sequence ATGCCAAAATACGTGATCGAGAGGGAGATTCCGGGAGTAGGGGACTGGACCCAGGACCAATTGGAAGCGATCGTCCAAAAGTCCTGCAGCATTCTCCAGGATATGGGAAAGGATATCCAGTGGATCGAAAGCTATGTCACACAGGATAAGTTCTATTGCGTCTACTTAGCCCCTCATGAGGAGGCGATCCGAGAACATGCCCGTCGGGGTGGATTCCCGGTCACAAGGATAAGCGAAGTGAAGCAGATCATCGGCCCGGGAAAATAG
- a CDS encoding secondary thiamine-phosphate synthase enzyme YjbQ — translation MIELHIRTQKRTQSVPIRREVEAILARQGWRNGLLTLFVPHTTAGITVQEEDDPHVMEDLFRTLEQVAPWDNPAWQHHEGNAASHVKAALIGNSLQLLVQHSQLRLGRWQGVFLCEFDGPRTRNLWLEFVEKDSGGTPFQAPS, via the coding sequence ATGATCGAACTGCATATCCGGACTCAAAAGCGCACCCAATCGGTCCCGATCCGTCGCGAGGTGGAAGCCATCCTGGCTCGGCAAGGTTGGAGAAATGGTCTTCTCACGCTATTTGTTCCCCACACAACCGCAGGGATCACCGTTCAGGAAGAAGACGATCCCCATGTGATGGAAGACCTTTTCCGGACCTTAGAGCAAGTGGCGCCTTGGGACAACCCTGCATGGCAACACCACGAGGGTAACGCGGCAAGCCACGTCAAAGCAGCTCTCATTGGGAATTCCCTTCAACTTCTTGTCCAACACAGTCAGCTTCGGTTAGGGCGTTGGCAGGGGGTATTTCTTTGCGAGTTTGATGGGCCCAGGACTCGGAACCTTTGGCTAGAGTTTGTGGAAAAGGATTCCGGCGGAACTCCCTTCCAGGCTCCCTCTTGA
- a CDS encoding amino acid permease: MWRKRRIEDLVERVNNHPHQLRRSLSGWDLTLLGIGAIVGAGIFVITGIAAATKAGPALSVSFVVSGLACLFTALVYAEFASSVPVSGSAYTYAYVSLGEFAAWTIGWNLILEYAVSAGAVAIGWSGYFQRVFQDFGLVFPPQWTRAPMEGGWINLPAAGIILAISLVLAAGVRESARFNNLVVALKLAVILLFLFVGLRHVNPAHWHPFMPYGWSGVMGGAALIFFAYIGFDAVSTAAEEAKNPQRDLPIGILGSLGICTLLYILVVLVLTGMVPYGSLNVSDPVAFALSRVGEGLIAGWVSAGAIAGLTSVLLVMMYGQSRIFFAMARDGLLPPVFCRVHEKFGTPVWVILVTGIVVALIAGLMPIQEVAELTNIGTLAAFILVSIGVLVVRHTHPDLPRPFRAPGMPWTSLLAAGSCLYLVGHLAPMTLWRFVIWSILGFILYFGYARKRSHIAQENSSHVVG; encoded by the coding sequence ATGTGGAGGAAAAGAAGGATTGAGGACTTGGTCGAACGGGTCAACAACCACCCGCACCAGTTACGCCGATCGCTTTCGGGATGGGACCTCACTCTTTTGGGTATTGGAGCGATCGTTGGGGCTGGAATTTTTGTTATCACAGGGATTGCAGCAGCAACCAAGGCGGGTCCAGCGCTGTCTGTTTCCTTTGTGGTGTCCGGGCTTGCGTGCCTTTTTACCGCGTTGGTGTACGCGGAATTTGCTTCCAGCGTTCCGGTGTCTGGGAGCGCCTACACGTATGCCTATGTAAGCTTGGGAGAATTTGCTGCGTGGACGATCGGATGGAATTTGATCCTGGAGTACGCGGTATCGGCTGGGGCGGTAGCTATCGGGTGGAGTGGATACTTTCAAAGAGTTTTCCAAGATTTTGGTCTTGTTTTCCCTCCCCAATGGACCCGAGCGCCCATGGAGGGAGGCTGGATCAACCTTCCCGCCGCTGGGATCATCCTGGCTATCAGTCTGGTTCTGGCCGCAGGTGTACGAGAAAGCGCTCGCTTCAATAATCTGGTCGTTGCTCTGAAGCTCGCAGTTATCCTCCTTTTCTTATTTGTTGGTTTGCGACACGTCAATCCGGCCCACTGGCACCCGTTTATGCCGTATGGATGGAGCGGAGTCATGGGAGGTGCTGCGCTCATTTTCTTTGCTTACATTGGGTTTGACGCGGTCTCAACGGCGGCAGAAGAAGCGAAAAACCCGCAGCGAGATTTGCCGATCGGCATTCTTGGATCCCTTGGCATTTGTACCCTGCTTTATATCCTGGTGGTGTTGGTTCTTACGGGAATGGTTCCCTATGGAAGTCTCAACGTGAGTGACCCGGTCGCTTTTGCACTTTCGCGCGTTGGCGAAGGGTTGATCGCAGGTTGGGTTAGCGCTGGAGCAATTGCGGGCCTCACCTCAGTCCTTTTGGTCATGATGTACGGGCAGTCTCGTATTTTCTTTGCGATGGCACGGGACGGGCTTTTACCGCCGGTGTTTTGTCGGGTTCATGAAAAGTTCGGCACACCTGTTTGGGTGATCCTGGTGACTGGGATCGTGGTTGCTCTCATTGCTGGGCTTATGCCAATCCAAGAAGTCGCCGAGCTGACGAATATTGGAACGCTTGCTGCGTTCATTCTCGTTTCCATTGGGGTTCTTGTGGTGCGACATACTCATCCGGATTTGCCTCGTCCGTTTCGCGCACCGGGGATGCCGTGGACTTCGTTGCTGGCGGCAGGTTCTTGCCTGTACCTGGTTGGGCATCTGGCTCCGATGACACTTTGGCGATTTGTGATATGGTCGATCCTGGGGTTTATCCTCTACTTTGGATACGCTCGGAAGAGGAGCCACATCGCCCAGGAAAACTCCTCCCATGTCGTTGGGTAA
- a CDS encoding recombinase family protein, producing the protein MGDRAQKPTASLGRGAGVRALEGEGVKVVILNQGKDRTFEQDLVKDVLEITSLFSGSTLSWLSTLVRTRSYWTERSGRIRRRLWGCL; encoded by the coding sequence ATGGGTGATCGCGCACAAAAGCCGACTGCTTCCCTTGGGAGGGGAGCTGGTGTTCGCGCTCTGGAAGGGGAGGGGGTTAAAGTGGTGATCCTCAATCAAGGCAAGGATAGGACCTTCGAGCAAGACCTGGTCAAGGATGTCCTGGAAATCACGAGCCTCTTCTCGGGCTCGACGCTCTCGTGGCTGTCCACTTTGGTCAGAACCAGAAGCTACTGGACGGAGCGAAGCGGGCGGATTCGAAGACGCTTGTGGGGTTGCTTGTAA
- a CDS encoding MerR family DNA-binding transcriptional regulator, giving the protein MQRGLEQLDKNASKAALSSPKITSLVGIGEAAYLLGASIRTLRLGEAEGPLLPRRTAGGHRR; this is encoded by the coding sequence GTGCAAAGAGGGCTGGAGCAGTTGGATAAAAATGCTAGCAAAGCTGCTTTATCCTCCCCCAAAATCACGAGTTTGGTGGGTATAGGCGAAGCAGCGTATCTTCTCGGGGCGTCGATCAGGACGCTTCGACTCGGGGAGGCGGAGGGCCCTTTGCTGCCCAGACGTACCGCTGGTGGCCATCGTCGGTAG